One window of Methylococcus sp. EFPC2 genomic DNA carries:
- a CDS encoding cytochrome c: MKNRLLLAVIVSAVSAAAVAGPIEDQIRFRQSAYSFTAWNLGKIKGQVVDHPETFNKDQVIAAANAIAAVANSGLGALYGAGTDKGTGWKPTRLKSEFFQQPEDAKNVGVAFITEANALAKVAQGGNIDEIKAQFAKVGDTCKGCHDKFRAKEQ, from the coding sequence GTGAAAAATAGATTGTTATTGGCCGTCATCGTGAGCGCTGTCAGTGCTGCCGCGGTTGCGGGCCCCATCGAGGACCAGATTCGTTTCCGCCAGTCCGCCTATTCCTTTACCGCTTGGAACTTGGGCAAGATCAAGGGCCAGGTCGTGGATCATCCGGAAACCTTCAACAAGGATCAGGTCATCGCCGCGGCCAATGCGATCGCAGCAGTCGCCAACTCCGGACTAGGCGCCCTGTACGGCGCGGGCACGGACAAGGGAACCGGCTGGAAGCCGACCAGGCTCAAGTCCGAGTTCTTCCAGCAGCCCGAGGACGCCAAGAACGTGGGCGTCGCATTCATCACCGAGGCCAATGCGCTGGCCAAGGTGGCTCAGGGCGGCAATATCGACGAAATCAAGGCGCAGTTCGCCAAGGTCGGCGATACCTGCAAGGGTTGTCACGACAAATTCCGCGCGAAGGAGCAATAA